DNA sequence from the bacterium genome:
ACTCGGCCGGCACGATATCGGACCACTGGGCCGGTGATTCGTAGGCGAACTTGAGGAGCACGGAATCGGCCGGCGCTGTCCACAAGATGAACCGGTACATATTTTCGCCCGGCGGCACGTTGATGTAGAACGAACGCCATTTGCTCAGCCGTGTGGAGCCGAGACGAGCGACCTTTGACCGTTCGGTCTCGAACGTGACGAACTTCTCCTTCACGTCGTTCTCTTGCATGATGAGCTTATAACCCTTCACGCCCTTGTCTTCCGCGGGCCATGGTATCCTGGTATAAACACGAAGCCAGGTCGGCCCCTGCGCTGTGACCGTCAACGGCTGGGCTTTGGTCACCAGATGATATGATTCCGCCTGCGAGGTTTGGATCTTGATCGTCACCTCGCTCGCCGATTTCACGCTGCTGATCTGCCCGCATAGTAATGCCGCCAATATTATTCCGGTCATGGGACCTCCTTTTTTCCTTTCCCGGTGATCGCGCGTTTGACATAGTGGTCAACGTCGATGCGAAGGACAACAAAAAGAATAATGAACATGATCGCCGCAAAGAACGTTGCCCAGAATACCGAATAGCGGGCTTCATAAAAGATTCTGCCTTTACCCGGCCGGGGCAGCGGGATCGGAGCCCTGGGTATTTCATATTCGCGCGCGAGTTGATTGACATCATCGAGGTTGATCACCGGTATCCCAGAACGCAGGAATTCGCCGACCAGACCCCTGTTGATCGAGAACTGGACCTGGTCAATGACGCCGGAAGGTACTTCAGACCCCGCCAGGGCAACGGCGCTGCCGCCGACATTAACCAGCGCGGCCAGCGACCGCCCGGCCGCGTACTCCTGGTAAAGGGCTATCCTGTTTTTAACCGCCGCTTCCAGGTTCTCAGCTTTGATGACCCGGACCTGGTTACGCTCCAGCGACTGGATTATCATATCCCGGCCCTCGGGGCTCAATCCCCGGCCGATATCATCAACGCCGCCGATCGAACCGGCAAGGGTACGGTCCCTGATCATTCCCTGGTCGTAAAGATAACGCTCCATGTCCAGGTAGGTGAACGCGGGATCGTTCGCGCCCCACATTGACGCGCCGCCGGAAGCGATGATCACCGGTTTCAGTCCCAGAACCTCGCCGGCGGCGATAACCGCGATGTTGAGCACCGGGAACGAACCGGTAAACGACACGGCGACCGCATCGCCTTTTTTCACACCGCACTGCTCCAGCAGCTGCACGATCACGGCCGCGAAATTCGGGTTCAATGCGGTCAACTTCGCGGTAAGATCGCCGGGTTCGGTCGTGATCAGCGAATTTTGCAGACCGACCATGCCTGTTTCATTGGGATCGTTGATCGGGTCGATCACCAAACCGTCGCTCAGCCGCTTTTCCCTTATCGAGGACATGAGCTGCGAGGTCAATTCCGAAGCGGCTTTCTTTTCCTGATAATGGCTGGCGAACATCCTTACCCTGACATTCAGCTCGATCACCATGAAGGCGAGCGAGAGCAGGCCGATAATGACAAGAATGTACAGCGGCACTTTTTCCGTTCTTAGTTTCAGCTTCATGGCTTATGATGTCATGGCGCGATCACACCGCCGGTAAGGACGATGATGATGAAACGCACCAGGATTGAGACGATCATCATGGCGCACATGGTTTCGGCAATGCCCTGCCTCTGTATCCAGTAGGCGACTAGACCGGGCACGACGAAACCGATGGTGGCAATATCGATGGTCTGAGCTGAAAACGTGATCGGGGGGAATAGTTTCGTAGCATAACCAAGCAGGTACCCGATGATTATGCAGATGATAAGCAGACGCCTTCCATACAACAGTACGTAATGGCCTATTACCTTGACGATCAAAAAGGTAATGATGCCGATCGCTATCGTGCTGATGATCTGAACGGGCTGATGCATGTACATGGCGATATAACCGGGCACGACAACGCCGCCCGCCGCGAGTCCGATCGTTTCAGTGAAAAGGAGACTTATGAACATGCCCAGGCCGATCGCGACGATCAACATTTTCGCTCCGCGAAAATAAGATGACAGCGATTGGATCGTTTAAAATTCGTTGCATTATCGCCGCAATCTATCTTTATCATCTCCGTAATCATTTGCTCGCCTTTTGCCCGAAGCAAGCGATCAGGCTCTCGCCGTAGCCGACGATGTTTCCGATCGCGAATATCTGCGATCGGTCACGGATCCGGTCACCGACCGCATTGACGACATCCTCGACCTTCTTGCCGCCAAGGTTCAGGATCTTTTCCCGACCGATCCCTGACGCCAGGACCTTTTTCACGAAAGGCATAGTGTTGGCGCCCGTCGCGAAATACATCTCCGCCGGCATTTTTTGGCTCACCAGATCGGCCATCTGCAATGACCGGTCGATCCGGTCGCTGCGACAATTGACCAGGATATACGTATGGACGCCCGGCTCCGATAGCTGTTCGAAGATACGATAGGTAGAATCCGGGTCGTTGGCCGCCAGCGCATTGATAAGTGTCGCGCGCTTGCCCCCCAGATCAAGGTCGTACTTCTGGAGTACTCCGGGATCCGGCCGGCAGCGGTAGAGCTCCTGCAGGACCTGATCTCTTTTCAAGCCGAGGGATGAACATACCGCCAATGCCAGGGCGACATTTTCCTGGTGTTCATAGTACGGGAATCTGGCCATTTCGCCGGCGCTGATATCGTTCGGCTGACTTTGGATGATAGTTATCCCGCGTTTTGAACATAGATCTTTCATTAAATGATAATAGTCCTGTTCTGCCGTGATCACGGTGGAGCCGCGCGGGACCGCGTTAATAAAGTGCCGGGCAATATCGGCCAGGGTCGGCCCCATGACGTCGAGATGGTCAGCGCGCACATTGGTGATCGCCACGATCTTCGGCTGGACCAACTTGGTCTCTTCTGTCCACTGTAGGTCAGGCCGCAGGGACATGTTTTCAAAAACAATGGCGTTCAGCCCGTTACTGACCGCTTTCCCTACCATCGCGATCTGTTCTTTGATATTCGCCTTTCCCAGCCGTACGATCGGTATTTCATTTAAGTTATTCAGGATCATGCGCGGTTTGGTACCGGTCGTTTTCGACATCACTTTGTGGTTTCCGGCTTTCAGGCCGGCTCCCACCAATCTGGTGACCGATGATTTGCCCCGGGTCCCGTTTACGATGATCCTCAAGGGAATGAGTTTAAGGTTTTTTTGGTGCTGGAGCCATTCTCGGCGGCCGATGATCAAAAAAACAACAAGTAATGCCATGAGAATAAATATGCCGTAGTTAGATTGCACTATATAATATATCCACAATTAACCGAAAATCAAGAGGAATATCAATTAAGAAGGGGAGGCGAGTGCCTCCCCTTCTTAATTGATACGAAAATGATCCCTTACTTCAACCATACGATCTTTTTCATGGATGTTTCGCCATTGATCGCCAGCCGGCAGAAATATACGCCCGCCGGTAGTCCGCGTCCTCCGGCATCTTCACCGTTCCAGCCCGCGCTGTACGTACCTGCCGGTTTCTTTTCATTAACCAGCTGTACGACCTCTCTACCCTGGATATCGCAGATCGAGACGATCACAAACCCGGGCTTTTCGACCGTATAGTGGATGACCGCGACGCCATGCGCCGGGTTTGGCGTGGCATCGATCTTCATCCTGGTGTATCCCGCATTGTTCTCATCGGCGCCCACCAGAAGGCTCCAACGGTACATGCCGGCCCCCTCGGTTCCGCAGAACAGCCAGTTGCCCTGGTTTATGCCCAGCGATGTGACATAGGTATTCTGCAAACCGCTGTTAATTGCCATCCAGCTGCCGCCACCGACCGTGCTCATGTAAACGCCGGTGTAGGTCGCAGCATAGATCTCGTTCTCGTTGGCCGGGTTGATCAGAACAGCATACACGTTCGTGCACCCGCTGTTGGTCCAGCTCGCGCCGGCATTGGTCGATTTAAAGACGCCCGAAGACGAACCCGCATAGATCGTGTTGGCCTTGGTCGAACCGATCGCAATGTCGTTCACGGTTCCGCTCAAGCCGGTGCTTGATAAAAACCATGTATTGCCGGCATCCGTGCTTTTATATAAACCGGTATAGCCACCGGCATAAACTACGCTGGAGTTCGTGTGATCGACGCGCAGCGCATTGCATGTCCCGTAGACCGTGGTGAGTGTCTCCCTCGCCCAAGTTGTTCCACCGTCCGTGGACTTGGAAACCGCCATCAGGTAGGTGGTAGTGTAAACATATCCGCCGCTGTAAATTATGTTGTTGTTGTTGGGATCGATGACCAGCGCCCCGCCATCAGCGTAATAACTGTCCAGAGGGCTTGACCAGACGGACCCGCCGTCTGTGCTCTTGTAGAGCTCGGCGTTGCCTCAGCCAGACCCCTCTAACGCGTAAACGATATTGGGATTGGTATTATTCACCGCGAATTCGCAGATATTGCCGCACCCCACCGGCGTTGGTACCTGCGCCCAGTCGGTTCCGTTGTTCGTGGTTTTAAAAACACCGATCGCTTCGAACGAAGTATACATGGTTGACGGTGACGACGGAGCGGCCGCGAAACTGCAGATAGAACCGAGATTAAGATTGTTGTTGGTATTGGACCAGCTGGTACCGCCACTGGTCGTCTTGAAAACACCGTTATTATCAGCGGCATAGACCCTCGAGCTTGATGACTGGCTCACGGCCAGGCCATAGAAGCCATACCCGGCAAGTCCTGTGTTCACTGAAAACCACGATGCGCCGGCATTGGTCGTCTTGTAGATCTCATTGTAGCCGCCAGCGAATGCCTCATCGGGAGTGGCAATACTGGTGGCCATGGAGTAATTGTAGTAGTTGGTGCTGGTTTGGGTCCAGGAACTGCCGCCATCGGTCGATCGGTAGATACCGCTCAAATAGGTCCCGGCGTAGACAATACTGGAATTCGTCGGGTGAACCGCCAGTGAATATATATAGTATGCGCCGGACGGGATCGTCCCGGTTATGTCGGTCCAGTTCGTACCGCCGTTTGTGGTCTTAAAAACTGCCGGGTAAGTGCCGAGGCTATCGCTCCAGTATCCGCCAACATATGCCGTAAGGGGATTCAAGCGGTCAACAGCGATGCAGTTGCACTGACCTTGGACCGTATTCAGCGTGGTCGTGCTCCAGGAAACACCGCTGTCCGTGCTTTTAAAAAACGCCATTACCCATTTGGCACCATCCCAACTCATACCTGATGCATAAACAGTAGCCGGTGTACCCGGGATGTCGATGATGCCATAGATGTACTTGTTTGACATCGACGTGGACGCCCAGTTGACACCACCATCGGTCGTTCGGTAGATCACGTGCCCGCTTCCGGCATAAAGTTTATTATTGTTCGTGGGATCGATCGCAAGACAATAGGCCTGATTGGCGATCGAACCGACCGTGGTCCAGTTGATTCCGCCGTTGGTCGATTTGGCAACATTGGTCGGGCTGTTGTTCGAGGTCACGTAGACAATGTTATCGTTAATATAAGAAACAACCGCTGACCTTGCATCACCACCGTACGGTCCCACAGCTTCCCATGCGCCGAACGCGGTCATACTGACTGTGAGGACAATTAATATCGGATATCTCATGTTCACTGATAACCTCCTTTTCTTTAATTCTAACTAAAATTTTTTTCATAAAGCTATGTTAAAAACCGCCTTCAATCTTTTATGATCCCGTATCCTCCCTTGTTTAGTCAACTATACTTAAGTATATTAACAATTAGCAAGTTGTCAAGTACCTGTTTGACCCGGCTGTTTTTTATCAAGGGTAGAACATTCTTGTTTCTGATCCCCTTGATTTTAGACTGCTTTTAAGTATTATCATTCATGATCGGCCATTTAATAAGATATACCCTGGTACCTGTTTTGCTGCTGGTGATAGCCTGTGTCCAGTATGTCCGTTACACGCCCGACCCGGTGAAAGACATTGGCCAGTGGGTGGCAAATTTCAAACAGCAGCAGTCATTTGAGTATGAATACCGCATGAAAACGAATACCATGTTCATTCAGGCAGGCGGGTCCTGCGTGGCCGGCCGCGCCGAACGCAACAAAGTCCAATGGACATCGCAAGGTTCTCCGGCATTGACATATGAATACGTCGGGTTGGGCGATATTGAATACCAAAAAAAGGACGGAAAGTGGGAACAATCAGCCCGCGGCGAGGAATCCAACATGTTCGCGCAGGTAACACGGATGCTGGATTTCGATAAATTTGAGTTCATAAACGACAGCCAGCCTGGCGTATATGCCTATCGATTTAAAGCGAATGTTCCGTTCCTGGCGCCAGACAAATGGAAACAGATGGTCGGGACCCTTTTGATCTCCAGAAAGACCTGCCTTCCGGTGTTCGTATGGGCCGGATTGCCTGATTCCTCGGTATACTGGCAGGTTTCCATTACCCGGTATAACAAGGTAAAGGATATCAATTCGCCCGTTAAAACATGGGTAGACTATGTCTTACGCAGCCGCGACAGCCTGATCGACGCTAAACAATTGAATGGATATCTGAAAAAAAGGCTGGCTTCGCTGGGCATATCATACAAACTCAACCGGAAAGATTCTCTGTTTGTACTCACGACCCAGGCACAATATAATCAAGGGGACGTCGATGACATGTTAGGCACGATGGCACCAGTGTCGATCTACGGGCTCGCCGAAACCCAAAATAACGCCAAGAAGGTCAGCCGATTGGCTGGAACTGACCAGCCGGTATATCTGGACGGTTTGATCGCAGACCAGTCCGGCATAAAATCGGCGCTGGTCCAGTTTGACAATATTTCACGCCCATACCTTTTGATCACGCTCAAGGACAAACGGGATATCCCGCCTCGCGTATGCCTGGAAATAAACAACTCCATCGTCAGTATCATCACCATTGACAAACCAGGGAAATTGAGTAAACTTTATTTCTATATTACCATCATGGGATATTTTCAACTTAATATTCTTAAATCATCACTTAACCAGGGATTGCCATTGATCGAGGTGAAGGACGTACCCAAGGGGATTGATTGATCGGCATAACCCTTTTTATCTATACGATAATCCTGCTGGTCCTTTTTGTCTATTCCCTGCATTCTTACATCCTTATTTTTTACTACCTTAAGTTCAAGATCCTGACAAAATGGTTTGAAAAACACTTCCCCAAGCGCTTAACGCCAGCATTCTATCCTGTGGTCACGGTCCAGCTCCCTATTTATAATGAAAAATACGTGGTCCACCGGCTGGTGGACAGCGTCATGCGCCTCGATTATCCAAAAGACAAGCTGGAAGTGCAGATTCTTGACGACTCTGACGATGAAACATCGCTGATCGCCGCCAATCTCGCCAATACTTACATCGCCAAAGGTTATGACATAAAACACATCCAGCGCGGCACGCGTCATGAGTTCAAGGCAGGAGCGCTGCATTATGGCGTAAAGAGAGCGCGCGGCGACTTTCTCGCGGTCTTTGACGCCGATTTTGTCCCGCCGGTCGGATTTTTGAAAACCCTTATCGGCGAGTTCGAGAACGACGACGTCGCGGCGGTCCAGGCGCGGTGGGGCCATCTTAATCCAAACGAGTCATCGCTTACAAGGAGCCAGGCGATCAGCCTCGACAACCATTTCGTGGTCGAGCAGGAAGTCAAATCGCGGGCGAACTTTTATATTAATTTCAACGGCACCTGCGGGATCTGGCGAAAAGCGGCGATCATGGACGCGGGTGGCTGGCAGGGCGACACGCTTGCCGAAGACCTTGACCTGTCATATCGGGTTCAACTCAACGGCTGGCGGATCGTTTATCGAGGCGACTGCGTGGTTCCGGGAGAACTGCCGGACAGCGCCGACAGCTACCGGATCCAGCAGAACCGCTGGGCAAAAGGAACGATCCAGGTTGCGGGTAAACTATTGAGCACGATCATGAGATCGAACCTGCGACCGGTCGCGAAGTATGAGGCTTTTGTTCACCTTACCTGCCACGTCAACTTCATCGCCATGGTCTTCATCGCCTTGTTGTCGCTCCCGCTCGTATATTTCAAGGTCGAGGAGATGGTACCGGACTCCTATTTTATCCTTGCCTCATTCTTCACGATCGGCATTTTCGGTTACCCATTCCTGTATGCCCTGTCGCAGCGCGAATCATATAAGGGTTACATGAAAAAACTGCCCTACATCGCCAGCGTCATCGCCTACAGCATGGGGCTCTCGCTATCCAACGCCAAAGCTTTATGCGAGGCGCTGTTCAAGAAAAGGAACAGTTTCACCCGCACGCCCAAGAGCGGCGGTTCCAGGCAGAATTACCGCCAGGACACGAAATTCATCATCCCGTTAATGGAGATATTGTTCGGGCTTTACATGTTCATCAGCCTGATCTATGTCACGGTGAACTTTCAACTCATCCTCATTCCTTTTTTGATGTTCTATAGTTTTGGTTTTCTCAGTCTGGGTCTTTCATCGTTTAAACAGGTCAACGTCCCGGTCAAACCCCAGGAGGCATTATGCTCAAGAGAGAACTCCTAGATATCCTGGTGTGCCCGAAATGCAAGGGTGAACTGGATTACCGTAAGGACCCGGAAGAACTTGTATGTCATGCCTGCCTGCTCGCTTACCCGGTAAAAGATGACATACCGATCATGCTTATCGATGAAGCGCGGGCTACAACCAAGACAGAGAAAAATAAAAAATAATAGCTGGGGGGTGTCCCTATGCGGTTTTTAACCCTGATCACAATTCCTTTTTTATGCACGGCGGCCGTCATCCAAACATTTTCTGAAAACGGCCTGGAAATAACCATTAGACCGGACCTGCTCACAAAGGACGAATACCGGTTCGACGAAGCCGTCTGGCTCAGCGATTTTGGCGAGCCGGACTTGCCTTCCGTGATTCTAACGGTCGGTATTCCCCAGGGTGCGACAGCCGATGTCCGGGTCCTGGAGAATCAGCAGTCGGTCATGGAGAACGTCATTGTCGAACCGGCGCGCCCGCTTGCCGTCTATGAAGAACCGGCGCCTAAAACGATCAGCGTGCTGGGGCCGGTGTACCGCCGGAACGAAATATTCCCGAAAGAGGCAGTCAGCGTTTCCGCGCCATCGTACTACCGCGATCTTAACACCATCACCATCACGGTCCATCCGGTGCGTTGCAATCCCATTAAAAAGCAGGTCTCGGTATCGAACAAGATACGCCTGTCCATTTCTTTCAAAGGAAAACCAGTGATCAGGGCCGTTCCCCCAGATCTTTTTGCGCCCGTTTACCGCACAACCGTCATCAACTATGACCAATGTAAGTCGTGGCGGCGTGAACAGGAAAGGAATGGCGCGAACCCGTTCTCAGGCCATACCTGGTTCAAGATCGAGGTCACTGAAGAAGGTTTGTACAAAATTGGATATGATGAGCTCAGAAAAGCCGGGCTTGATCCCAGGCAGTTTGATCCGAACACCATGAAGATCTACACCATTACCTATGATGATCTACCGGGGAACGTCCACCAGCCGTTCGCTGATTCGCTGGTCTCGGTCCCGGTATTTTTGTCAGGCGCCGATGATGGCATGTTCGACAAGGACGACTATCTGCTTTTTTATGGACTACCGGCAAGTCATTATACCACGGATTCAGCCCTGGCATGGCTGGAAAACGGTTTTACATATGCGAACGTTTACTGGTTCACGTTCGGCGGTGAAGCGGGCAAACGCATGGCCGTGACCGATGCGACCTGGGATGGCTCGGCGCCGGATTCCACGGCTAATGAGATCGTGCACCTTGAACAGGACGTCGGCAATATCCCGCGTTCCGGCACCAACTGGTACTGGAAAGATATATCACCCGGTAGCGGACCAACCGGCGGCGCTGAGTTCAATATCCAGCATCCGCATGCGTCGGGCGCGGTGCGAGTGACCGCCGCTATCTTCCCCCTTTCATCGCCGGGTCCTTTCGGGTACGAAATGCTGCTCAATGACGAAACCATTTGCTATGATACCATCGCGGTTATAGGCCACGATCGGTGGCCGCCTACTTACATCAGCGGGTACGGTTCGATCGATGGCGATTCGTCGCTTTTCGCTTTCAATATAATAAGGCTGTCCGGGAACACATCTAATTACAGCGTGCTTTTCAACAGCCTGGACATCCAATACCGGCGGGTAGCGTACCTGGATTCCCCGTTCCATTCATGGCTGGCAGCGCCGGGCGCGTACACCATGAAATGCCTGGATGCTGATCCCAGGCCGTTCGTCCTGGACATCACCGATCCATTCGTACCGAAAATAGATTCGGCAACGGTTCAGGGCAGCACATTATTGCTGTCTGGAACAGCGGATTCATTCCAGCTGCTGTATTTTTCCAAACTCTCCCTGACCAAACCGGCCGTTCTCATCGCGGCTGAACCGGGCCGGCTCAGAGAACCGGACGCGGGCGCCGAATATCTGATAATCACCCACCGCAAGTTCTACAACGCATTGATGCCCCTGGTGGAATACCATCGGCGCAAATATTCGACCAAGATCGTCATGGTGGATGATATCTATAACGATTTCAATTACGGAAAATTCGATCCTTTTGCCATCAAGCATTTCCTCCACTACACCACGGACAACTGGACACAGTATCCGACCTACGTCCTGCTGGTCGGGGATGCGACCTACGACTACAAGAACAACCTGCAAAAGGAAAATCCACCCAATTACGTGCCGATGATCGACACGGGGACCATACTCGTGGGCAACCCCGGCATGCCGCCGAATTTTATCTACGAAGGTGAATTTGTCAATTTCGAAGGCTTTGAAGACATGATCCTCGGCCGGATCACGGTCCGGACGACCAAGGAAGTAAGGGATTTCACCGACAAAATGATCAGCTACGAGTCCAAAGACATCGACGGCATCTGGAACAAGCGGGTCCTGTGCGCCGGTGACGATGAATGGGCCACTAACTATGGGTGGGAAGGACCCATGCACTGCCAGTGCTGCGAATCCATGTTCGTCCCGGTAGCCGAATCCATTTACAACCACGTCAAGGTTTACATGGTCAGCTATAAGCCGTTTAACTATGATGCGAATACGACAAAACCGAACGCGCAGGGTGATTTCATCAAGGAGATCAACCGGGGCGCGTTGCTTGGCGCGTACATCGGGCACGGCAACACGCATCAGCTCTCCCACCAGATCATTTTTTACCAGCAGACCGATATCCCCAAGATCAACAACGGGCGCCGCAACGGGTTGTATTATTTCGGCTCCTGCACGGTCGGTCGTTTTGACGATTCAAATTACGAGTGCATCGGCGAGGAATTCGTCCGGATACCTGACGGCGCGATCGGCACGATCGCCGCTTCCTGCGGCACCAGCAATTACGGCAACCAGGCGATCGGCATCCGCCTGTTCCAAATGGTCACCGATCCGGATACGAACTGGACCATGGGTCAGTATTTTATCGATGCGAAACGGTTCGGCGACCGTCACTACCTGCTTATCGGCGATCCCGCGACCGAACTGCGCAAGGTACAGCGCCGCATGAACCTGACCGCGACCCCGGACTCGGTGCGGCCCATGGAACTGTTGAAAGTTACGACCGGCGAACCGGCTTACTATATCTCGGCGTTCGTGCGGAACGGCGACACGATCCCGTATTTTGACGAGACGACCATAAACCGGATCGCCGGGTATGTGTACCGCCTGGTCCAGAGCAGCCCCAGTACATTTGTCCCGTTTGGCTACTATATCGACGGCAAGGAATTTTACAAGGGCTTCTGGAACACCGATACCGCGCGGTTCCCTGCACCGCGGATCGTAACAAATGATCTCCCGGTTATCAAGCTGAGCACCTATAAAAATTTCCTGAGCGGTCATCGGGACTCGCTGCCGGTCTACGGCAGCGCCCTGCCTTCG
Encoded proteins:
- the pgsW gene encoding poly-gamma-glutamate system protein, which translates into the protein MKLKLRTEKVPLYILVIIGLLSLAFMVIELNVRVRMFASHYQEKKAASELTSQLMSSIREKRLSDGLVIDPINDPNETGMVGLQNSLITTEPGDLTAKLTALNPNFAAVIVQLLEQCGVKKGDAVAVSFTGSFPVLNIAVIAAGEVLGLKPVIIASGGASMWGANDPAFTYLDMERYLYDQGMIRDRTLAGSIGGVDDIGRGLSPEGRDMIIQSLERNQVRVIKAENLEAAVKNRIALYQEYAAGRSLAALVNVGGSAVALAGSEVPSGVIDQVQFSINRGLVGEFLRSGIPVINLDDVNQLAREYEIPRAPIPLPRPGKGRIFYEARYSVFWATFFAAIMFIILFVVLRIDVDHYVKRAITGKGKKEVP
- the pgsC gene encoding poly-gamma-glutamate biosynthesis protein PgsC translates to MLIVAIGLGMFISLLFTETIGLAAGGVVVPGYIAMYMHQPVQIISTIAIGIITFLIVKVIGHYVLLYGRRLLIICIIIGYLLGYATKLFPPITFSAQTIDIATIGFVVPGLVAYWIQRQGIAETMCAMMIVSILVRFIIIVLTGGVIAP
- the pgsB gene encoding poly-gamma-glutamate synthase PgsB, whose product is MALLVVFLIIGRREWLQHQKNLKLIPLRIIVNGTRGKSSVTRLVGAGLKAGNHKVMSKTTGTKPRMILNNLNEIPIVRLGKANIKEQIAMVGKAVSNGLNAIVFENMSLRPDLQWTEETKLVQPKIVAITNVRADHLDVMGPTLADIARHFINAVPRGSTVITAEQDYYHLMKDLCSKRGITIIQSQPNDISAGEMARFPYYEHQENVALALAVCSSLGLKRDQVLQELYRCRPDPGVLQKYDLDLGGKRATLINALAANDPDSTYRIFEQLSEPGVHTYILVNCRSDRIDRSLQMADLVSQKMPAEMYFATGANTMPFVKKVLASGIGREKILNLGGKKVEDVVNAVGDRIRDRSQIFAIGNIVGYGESLIACFGQKASK
- a CDS encoding T9SS type A sorting domain-containing protein, which codes for MAVSKSTDGGTTWARETLTTVYGTCNALRVDHTNSSVVYAGGYTGLYKSTDAGNTWFLSSTGLSGTVNDIAIGSTKANTIYAGSSSGVFKSTNAGASWTNSGCTNVYAVLINPANENEIYAATYTGVYMSTVGGGSWMAINSGLQNTYVTSLGINQGNWLFCGTEGAGMYRWSLLVGADENNAGYTRMKIDATPNPAHGVAVIHYTVEKPGFVIVSICDIQGREVVQLVNEKKPAGTYSAGWNGEDAGGRGLPAGVYFCRLAINGETSMKKIVWLK
- a CDS encoding glycosyltransferase, encoding MIGITLFIYTIILLVLFVYSLHSYILIFYYLKFKILTKWFEKHFPKRLTPAFYPVVTVQLPIYNEKYVVHRLVDSVMRLDYPKDKLEVQILDDSDDETSLIAANLANTYIAKGYDIKHIQRGTRHEFKAGALHYGVKRARGDFLAVFDADFVPPVGFLKTLIGEFENDDVAAVQARWGHLNPNESSLTRSQAISLDNHFVVEQEVKSRANFYINFNGTCGIWRKAAIMDAGGWQGDTLAEDLDLSYRVQLNGWRIVYRGDCVVPGELPDSADSYRIQQNRWAKGTIQVAGKLLSTIMRSNLRPVAKYEAFVHLTCHVNFIAMVFIALLSLPLVYFKVEEMVPDSYFILASFFTIGIFGYPFLYALSQRESYKGYMKKLPYIASVIAYSMGLSLSNAKALCEALFKKRNSFTRTPKSGGSRQNYRQDTKFIIPLMEILFGLYMFISLIYVTVNFQLILIPFLMFYSFGFLSLGLSSFKQVNVPVKPQEALCSRENS
- a CDS encoding Trm112 family protein gives rise to the protein MLKRELLDILVCPKCKGELDYRKDPEELVCHACLLAYPVKDDIPIMLIDEARATTKTEKNKK
- a CDS encoding C25 family cysteine peptidase, producing MRFLTLITIPFLCTAAVIQTFSENGLEITIRPDLLTKDEYRFDEAVWLSDFGEPDLPSVILTVGIPQGATADVRVLENQQSVMENVIVEPARPLAVYEEPAPKTISVLGPVYRRNEIFPKEAVSVSAPSYYRDLNTITITVHPVRCNPIKKQVSVSNKIRLSISFKGKPVIRAVPPDLFAPVYRTTVINYDQCKSWRREQERNGANPFSGHTWFKIEVTEEGLYKIGYDELRKAGLDPRQFDPNTMKIYTITYDDLPGNVHQPFADSLVSVPVFLSGADDGMFDKDDYLLFYGLPASHYTTDSALAWLENGFTYANVYWFTFGGEAGKRMAVTDATWDGSAPDSTANEIVHLEQDVGNIPRSGTNWYWKDISPGSGPTGGAEFNIQHPHASGAVRVTAAIFPLSSPGPFGYEMLLNDETICYDTIAVIGHDRWPPTYISGYGSIDGDSSLFAFNIIRLSGNTSNYSVLFNSLDIQYRRVAYLDSPFHSWLAAPGAYTMKCLDADPRPFVLDITDPFVPKIDSATVQGSTLLLSGTADSFQLLYFSKLSLTKPAVLIAAEPGRLREPDAGAEYLIITHRKFYNALMPLVEYHRRKYSTKIVMVDDIYNDFNYGKFDPFAIKHFLHYTTDNWTQYPTYVLLVGDATYDYKNNLQKENPPNYVPMIDTGTILVGNPGMPPNFIYEGEFVNFEGFEDMILGRITVRTTKEVRDFTDKMISYESKDIDGIWNKRVLCAGDDEWATNYGWEGPMHCQCCESMFVPVAESIYNHVKVYMVSYKPFNYDANTTKPNAQGDFIKEINRGALLGAYIGHGNTHQLSHQIIFYQQTDIPKINNGRRNGLYYFGSCTVGRFDDSNYECIGEEFVRIPDGAIGTIAASCGTSNYGNQAIGIRLFQMVTDPDTNWTMGQYFIDAKRFGDRHYLLIGDPATELRKVQRRMNLTATPDSVRPMELLKVTTGEPAYYISAFVRNGDTIPYFDETTINRIAGYVYRLVQSSPSTFVPFGYYIDGKEFYKGFWNTDTARFPAPRIVTNDLPVIKLSTYKNFLSGHRDSLPVYGSALPSTDQTGPAVTLYDGGRRLNDGDWVDSAFVLTGTVSDESGINLLNSKEDARGFYLYINQDVEEKIDLRNFFLYDQNSYTEGKFSTSILLPESVDTITVNVNDNNFNQTTLKVILNTEQFGGISLEDLLVYPNPVLDRKGLWFTFRLTASGTVKLRIFSIAGRLIKVIDPQPRGAGYNQIFWDGLDEYGEELSNGVYLVQVAAEAEGHQDEVTEKFIIAR